The sequence below is a genomic window from Rudanella lutea DSM 19387.
TGCAAACCTTGCTCGACAATACCCTCCTCGACGAGCGGCTGGATACCAGTTCGCTGGTGCAGACTGAACTCGAATACCGCGATGCAACCGGCGAAGACCTGGCCGACATGATGGACATTGGCTTAATTTAAAACGATAGTGAACGCTACTTTTTTCGACGGAAAAGTCTCCCGGCCGCATCCGGCTCAGTACACCCTCTCGGCTTACACCGTTGAGATCCGCTACACCGATACCGATGGGCAGGAGCAGGAGGTAGTGTGGCCCTTGCAGGAGGCCCGGCTGGCGACCTGGAACCCGTCGGGAAAGACGCGGCTGCAGTTTGGGCCGTTTCCGCATCAGTATCTGGATGTGGAAACGGCCGATTACGAGGCCCGGTTTATTCCCGCCCGTCAACTGCTCAAGCCGGCACGGCCGGGTCTGTACGAGTTTGTGCTCAGTAAGGGATTCCGGGGTGTGGTGCTGGTTGGCGTAGTAACGGTAGCTCTCCTGTGGGTTCTGTACGCCTACGGGATTCCGGCCCTGTCGTTGCAGGTGGCCCGTCAGGTACCTGCCGAACAGGAGGTTGCCCTCGGCGATATGCTCTACCGGCAGCTCGAAAACTCAGGTCAATTGCCAGTCGATAAAGCGAAAACGGCCCATGTTGAACGGTTCTGGCGCGAAATGGGCGTGAAAACCCGTTTGCCGATCCGGATCGCCGTTGTCGAGAGTAAAGATGTAAACGCCTTTGCCGTGCCCGGTGGTCATGTAGTGGTGTTTACGGGAATATTGAAAAAGTTTAACCGGCCTGAGCAACTGGCGGCCTTGCTCGCCCACGAGGCCGCCCACGTCGAAAAGCGGCACTCGCTGCAACAGCTGATCCGCAGTATAGCGGCTTACAGCATTATATCGGTCATGTTTGGGGATGTGAGTGGTATAACGGCAGTGCTCGTCGATAATGCCGACAATCTGGTTTCGCTGTCGTACTCGCGTCAGCACGAAGCAGAGGCCGACGCTTTTGCGGTAGAGCAACTGGCGCGGCAGGGCATCGACCCGATGGGCGCCGTATGGCTCATGGAAGCCCTGCCTACCGAGGGCGAGGTGATTCCGACATTGCTCCGCTCGCACCCGCACAATGCCGAGCGGGTAGCGGCTACGCGGGCATTGGCCAAAAAGGCGCGCACCCGCGGAAATAGTAGCCCTGAGTTAAAACGCCTGTGGAATGAGATCAAAGCGGCCGGGTTTAGTCTCAAATCATAACCTGAGCCGTCTCAAATTAGTATTGAGTCGAACAGAAGGGGGCTAATCGGCCACCTTTGAGCCATCAATCAAAAACGCCAGCAGTGGCACTTGATGTATGGCTCGCTTTCTGTTTACCCTCGCTTTTCTTGTCTCTACTGAATTTGCCGACGCCCAAACGTTGAGTGGGGCCGTGCGCGATGTGGCCAACCGGCCAGCTCCGTACGCGGTGGTCAAACTGCTTCGCTTAGCCGATTCGACACTTGTCCGGGGAAGCGTTGCCAATCAGGACGGGCGCTACACATTTACCAACGTACCGCCCGGAAATTATCGCGTGCAGGCTTCGCTCGTGGGCCTGAAAAGTGCTGTAAGTGCGGTGGTGCAGGTTGCTGGTGACCAACCGGTGCGGGTGAGCCCGATTCAACTGGGCGAAGCCGTACAGACCCTGGCCGGGGTAGAGGTGCGCGCCCGGCAGCTACCCGTTGACCAGCAGGTTGACAAAACGGTGCTGAATGTCGCGGCTGATGCGGCAGCGCAGGGTAAAACAGCGTACGAATTGCTGCAACAGGCTCCCGGCGTGGTCATTGACCCAAATGATAATATCCGAATGGCCGGTAAACAAGGGGCCGTGGTGTTGCTCGATGGCCGACCAACCAACCTTTCGGCTGCCGACTTGGCTAATTTGCTCCGGGCTACGTCGGCCGCTACCATCGACAAAGTCGAGCTGATGACGAACCCTTCGGCCCGTTACGATGCGCAGGGTGGTGCCGGTATTATCAATATCCGCTTCCGGCGCAACAAAAGCCTGGGAATCAACGGGAGCGCGTCGGGCGGGTATGGGCAGAGCAATCATCACCGTGCCAACGCGGCCCTCGACCTGAATTACCGCGCCAAACGTATCAATCTGTTCGGTAACGCTTCGGGTAGTGATAATTACCAGATCACGCATGTCCGCATTGACCGAATGGCGGGGGGCTTCCTGTTTCGGCAGCGCGGATACGACTCGGATGGTACGCGCGGGCTGGTGTACAAAACAGGCATAGATTATTCCCTAAGTTCCCGCCAGACACTGGGCCTGCTCGTATCGGGTAACACGATAGGTAATCGGTTCGGAACGTACACCACCACAGAGATAGCCAACCGGTTAACCAACCGGGTAGATACGAGCGTGGTGAACAGAGTGGATAACCCGGCACAAAACAACCGAATGCAGGCCGCCCTGAATTACCGGTACACCGACACAACCGGCCTGGAACTGAATCTGGATGCTGACCTGACCCGTTTCGCCAATACCTCGCCTAATTCACTCATGAGCAACTTTATAGCTGGTCCCGTTGATGGCCCGGTTTTGTTTGCCCGACGCAATCGCTTCGATGCCAACACCGATATTACGATTGTAGCGTTGAAGGCCGATCTGGTGAAGGAATGGAAGCCAAATCGGCCGGCTGGTGCTTCGGTAAAACTGGAAACCGGCCTAAAACACACCGATGTAGCCACCGACAACGAGCTGCTGGCATTTACCGGAGCCGCTGCTATTGAACAACCCGACCTCACCCGCACCAACCGTTTTACATACCGGGAGGTTGTGCGCGCGGGGTACGTATCGCTTAGTCGGTCGGCGGGGAAATGGTCGGTGCAGGGGGGGCTCCGGGCCGAACACACCACCGCAACAGGCCGCTCAACCGATCTGCTGAAC
It includes:
- a CDS encoding M48 family metallopeptidase, coding for MNATFFDGKVSRPHPAQYTLSAYTVEIRYTDTDGQEQEVVWPLQEARLATWNPSGKTRLQFGPFPHQYLDVETADYEARFIPARQLLKPARPGLYEFVLSKGFRGVVLVGVVTVALLWVLYAYGIPALSLQVARQVPAEQEVALGDMLYRQLENSGQLPVDKAKTAHVERFWREMGVKTRLPIRIAVVESKDVNAFAVPGGHVVVFTGILKKFNRPEQLAALLAHEAAHVEKRHSLQQLIRSIAAYSIISVMFGDVSGITAVLVDNADNLVSLSYSRQHEAEADAFAVEQLARQGIDPMGAVWLMEALPTEGEVIPTLLRSHPHNAERVAATRALAKKARTRGNSSPELKRLWNEIKAAGFSLKS
- a CDS encoding outer membrane beta-barrel family protein — its product is MARFLFTLAFLVSTEFADAQTLSGAVRDVANRPAPYAVVKLLRLADSTLVRGSVANQDGRYTFTNVPPGNYRVQASLVGLKSAVSAVVQVAGDQPVRVSPIQLGEAVQTLAGVEVRARQLPVDQQVDKTVLNVAADAAAQGKTAYELLQQAPGVVIDPNDNIRMAGKQGAVVLLDGRPTNLSAADLANLLRATSAATIDKVELMTNPSARYDAQGGAGIINIRFRRNKSLGINGSASGGYGQSNHHRANAALDLNYRAKRINLFGNASGSDNYQITHVRIDRMAGGFLFRQRGYDSDGTRGLVYKTGIDYSLSSRQTLGLLVSGNTIGNRFGTYTTTEIANRLTNRVDTSVVNRVDNPAQNNRMQAALNYRYTDTTGLELNLDADLTRFANTSPNSLMSNFIAGPVDGPVLFARRNRFDANTDITIVALKADLVKEWKPNRPAGASVKLETGLKHTDVATDNELLAFTGAAAIEQPDLTRTNRFTYREVVRAGYVSLSRSAGKWSVQGGLRAEHTTATGRSTDLLNRRIDRPDTTYLNLFPTAFVQYGATQNSQISMKYGRRIGRPTYQDLNPFVYPVDPYTSGRGNPYLRPNYTHNMELSYTYKWATTVKFAYSRTTDFSTDVIQQQGVVAYQTVANVGQVDALNVSVSSPYQFTKWWSMYGYAGATWNRFVGQLSPDVSFRERAFAFEGYMQQSFTLSKMWSAQVSGFWNAPTRQAIYRIGGLGALNLSLQKNVLGNRGKLTFSLDDVLNTMRWRWSGTQQSGEGQAGATYAPQFSIDRKWESRRVNIRFSYRFGSREIKAAREREMGQDAGRIKVKGNL